In Callospermophilus lateralis isolate mCalLat2 chromosome 18, mCalLat2.hap1, whole genome shotgun sequence, one DNA window encodes the following:
- the Maf gene encoding transcription factor Maf isoform X2, translating into MASELAMSNSDLPTSPLAMEYVNDFDLMKFEVKKEPVETDRIISQCGRLIAGGSLSSTPMSTPCSSVPPSPSFSAPSPGSGSEQKAHLEDYYWMTGYPQQLNPEALGFSPEDAVEALISNSHQLQGGFDGYARGAQQLAAAAGAGAGASLGGSGEEMGPAAAVVSAVIAAAAAQSGAGPHYHHHHHHAAGHHHHPTAGAPGAAGSASASAGGTGGAGGGGPASAGGGGGGGGGGGGAAGAGGALHPHHAAGGLHFDDRFSDEQLVTMSVRELNRQLRGVSKEEVIRLKQKRRTLKNRGYAQSCRFKRVQQRHVLESEKNQLLQQVDHLKQEISRLVRERDAYKEKYEKLVSSGFRENGSSSDNPSSPEFFMYPRESSTSVM; encoded by the coding sequence ATGGCATCAGAACTGGCAATGAGCAACTCCGACCTGCCCACCAGTCCCCTGGCCATGGAATATGTTAATGACTTCGATCTGATGAAGTTTGAAGTGAAAAAGGAACCGGTGGAGACCGACCGCATCATCAGCCAGTGCGGCCGTCTCATCGCCGGGGGCTCGCTGTCCTCCACCCCCATGAGCACGCCGTGCAGCTCGGTGCCCCCTTCCCCCAGCTTCTCGGCGCCCAGCCCGGGCTCGGGCAGTGAGCAGAAGGCGCACCTGGAAGACTACTACTGGATGACCGGCTACCCGCAGCAGCTGAACCCCGAGGCGCTGGGCTTCAGCCCCGAGGACGCGGTCGAGGCGCTCATCAGCAACAGCCACCAGCTCCAGGGCGGCTTCGATGGCTACGCGCGCGGGGCGCAGCAGCTGGCCGCGGCGGCCGGGGCCGGAGCCGGTGCCTCCCTGGGCGGCAGCGGCGAGGAGATGGGCCCCGCCGCCGCCGTGGTGTCCGCCGTGATCGCTGCGGCCGCTGCGCAGAGCGGCGCAGGCccgcactaccaccaccaccaccaccacgccgcgggccaccaccaccacccgacGGCCGGCGCGCCCGGCGCCGCGGGCAGCGCATCCGCCTCGGCTGGCGGCACGGGCGGCGCGGGCGGCGGTGGCCCGGCCAGCGCCGggggtggcggcggcggcggcggtggcggcgggGGCGCGGCGGGGGCGGGGGGCGCCCTGCACCCGCACCACGCTGCCGGCGGCCTGCACTTCGACGACCGCTTCTCAGACGAGCAGCTGGTGACCATGTCCGTGCGCGAGCTGAACCGGCAGCTGCGCGGGGTCAGCAAGGAGGAGGTGATCCGGCTGAAGCAGAAGAGGCGGACCCTGAAAAACCGCGGCTATGCCCAGTCCTGCCGCTTCAAGAGGGTGCAGCAGAGACACGTCCTGGAGTCCGAGAAGAACCAGCTGCTGCAGCAAGTCGACCACCTCAAGCAGGAGATCTCCAGGCTGGTGCGCGAGAGGGACGCGTACAAGGAGAAATACGAGAAGTTGGTGAGCAGCGGCTTCCGAGAAAACGGCTCCAGCAGCGACAACCCGTCCTCTCCCGAGTTTTTCAT
- the Maf gene encoding transcription factor Maf isoform X1, with the protein MASELAMSNSDLPTSPLAMEYVNDFDLMKFEVKKEPVETDRIISQCGRLIAGGSLSSTPMSTPCSSVPPSPSFSAPSPGSGSEQKAHLEDYYWMTGYPQQLNPEALGFSPEDAVEALISNSHQLQGGFDGYARGAQQLAAAAGAGAGASLGGSGEEMGPAAAVVSAVIAAAAAQSGAGPHYHHHHHHAAGHHHHPTAGAPGAAGSASASAGGTGGAGGGGPASAGGGGGGGGGGGGAAGAGGALHPHHAAGGLHFDDRFSDEQLVTMSVRELNRQLRGVSKEEVIRLKQKRRTLKNRGYAQSCRFKRVQQRHVLESEKNQLLQQVDHLKQEISRLVRERDAYKEKYEKLVSSGFRENGSSSDNPSSPEFFICCKMTHIGPRLRRDNREPQGITFRGVPI; encoded by the coding sequence ATGGCATCAGAACTGGCAATGAGCAACTCCGACCTGCCCACCAGTCCCCTGGCCATGGAATATGTTAATGACTTCGATCTGATGAAGTTTGAAGTGAAAAAGGAACCGGTGGAGACCGACCGCATCATCAGCCAGTGCGGCCGTCTCATCGCCGGGGGCTCGCTGTCCTCCACCCCCATGAGCACGCCGTGCAGCTCGGTGCCCCCTTCCCCCAGCTTCTCGGCGCCCAGCCCGGGCTCGGGCAGTGAGCAGAAGGCGCACCTGGAAGACTACTACTGGATGACCGGCTACCCGCAGCAGCTGAACCCCGAGGCGCTGGGCTTCAGCCCCGAGGACGCGGTCGAGGCGCTCATCAGCAACAGCCACCAGCTCCAGGGCGGCTTCGATGGCTACGCGCGCGGGGCGCAGCAGCTGGCCGCGGCGGCCGGGGCCGGAGCCGGTGCCTCCCTGGGCGGCAGCGGCGAGGAGATGGGCCCCGCCGCCGCCGTGGTGTCCGCCGTGATCGCTGCGGCCGCTGCGCAGAGCGGCGCAGGCccgcactaccaccaccaccaccaccacgccgcgggccaccaccaccacccgacGGCCGGCGCGCCCGGCGCCGCGGGCAGCGCATCCGCCTCGGCTGGCGGCACGGGCGGCGCGGGCGGCGGTGGCCCGGCCAGCGCCGggggtggcggcggcggcggcggtggcggcgggGGCGCGGCGGGGGCGGGGGGCGCCCTGCACCCGCACCACGCTGCCGGCGGCCTGCACTTCGACGACCGCTTCTCAGACGAGCAGCTGGTGACCATGTCCGTGCGCGAGCTGAACCGGCAGCTGCGCGGGGTCAGCAAGGAGGAGGTGATCCGGCTGAAGCAGAAGAGGCGGACCCTGAAAAACCGCGGCTATGCCCAGTCCTGCCGCTTCAAGAGGGTGCAGCAGAGACACGTCCTGGAGTCCGAGAAGAACCAGCTGCTGCAGCAAGTCGACCACCTCAAGCAGGAGATCTCCAGGCTGGTGCGCGAGAGGGACGCGTACAAGGAGAAATACGAGAAGTTGGTGAGCAGCGGCTTCCGAGAAAACGGCTCCAGCAGCGACAACCCGTCCTCTCCCGAGTTTTTCAT